GCGCAGGAAACCATGGTCAACCTGCCTTACGGCAATTCGCAGAACCAGGTAGCCATGCTCCAGGGCAACCAGCTCCATGTCGATGACTACACCGGTGCCGGAAAGGTCATTGCCGTACTCGATGCGGGCTTCCCCGGCGTAGATGTGCTCGATGCCTTTTCGCGGCTGCGCAACAACAACCACATCCTCGGCGGCTATGATTTCGTAAACCGGGTGCCCGACTTCTATACGTCAAACAACCACGGCACGGCAGTACTCTCCACCATGGGCGCCTATGTGCAGGACCAGATTGTGGGCACCGCCCCGGATGCCGATTATTACCTCTTTATCACCGAAAGCAACGTCGATGAAAATCCCCTCGAGGAATCGCTCTGGGTGGAAGCCGCCGAAGAGGCCGACCGTTTGGGAGCCGACATCATCACGACATCATTAGGGTATTTTCACTTCGTAAATCCTGCATACAATTACGATTACAGCGATATGAACGGCACCAAAGCGTTTATCTCGCGTGGTGCAGACATTGCCTTTACGCGCGGCATCGTTGTAGTAGCTTCAGCAGGGAATTCGGGCGGCAGTGCGACCGACCCACACATCAGCGTGCCTGCAGATGCTTTCAACGTACTTGCGGTTGGTGCCGTAAATGCCACTGAACAGCATGCGGTGTTCAGCTCCATCGGCCCGAGTGCCGACGGGCGTGTAAAGCCCGATGTCGTGGCCCAGGGCGAACAGGCCATCGTGGTAAACAGCTCCGGTGACATCCAGGGTGCCAACGGGACATCGTTTTCAGCGCCCATCATCGCCGGACTCACCGCCTGTCTCTGGCAGGCATTGCCCAACAAGACCAATGCAGAGATCGTCAGCCTGATCAGGCAGTCGGCCGACCATTATAACAGTCCTGATGCAATGTTTGGTTACGGCATTCCCGATTTCGCCGCCGCCGTCACTGCCGCGGGTATTGAGGATGAGGTACTGCCCTTATATGCCGTATATCCCAATCCGGTAAAAGAGACGCTTTCCATCAAAACCGAAAATTTTTCGGTCCCTGCCGTGATCGTGCTTTACAATGCCACCGGGCAGCTGGTTTTCAAACAGCAGATCAACGCACCGCTTTCGCAGATAGACCTGCAGCAACTCGCACAAGGCATATACCTCTACAAAATTTCAGCCGATAACGTCCAGGCAACCGGCAGGATCATAAAACAATAAGACGCTTTCATGAATAAGATTACAAGCCTTTTTGAAATCAAGTACCCCATAATCCAGGGCGGCATGATTTGGAACAGCGGCTATAAACTGGCAGCAGCGGTAAGCAATTCGGGTGGATTGGGGCTGATCGGCGCCGGATCGATGTATCCCGACGTATTGCGGGAGCACATCCGTAAGTGCAAGGCGGCAACGGCAAAACCGTTTGGTGTAAATGTCCCGATGCTGTATCCCAATATCGAGGAAATCATGGACATTTTGGTTGCGGAGGGCGTCAGGATTGTCTTCACCTCGGCAGGAAACCCCAAAACCTGGACCGCCTTCCTGAAGGAAAAGGGCATCACTGTGGCACACGTCGTCAGCAGCTCGAAATTTGCACTCAAGGCGCAGGAGGCCGGCGTCGATGCCGTAGTGGCAGAGGGCTTCGAAGCCGGAGGACATAACGGACGCGAGGAAACCACGACGTTCACCCTGATCCCGATGGTGAAAGAAAAAATCAGCATTCCTTTAATTGCCGCAGGCGGTATTGCAACCGGACGGGGCATGCTCGCTGCCATGGTACTCGGTGCAGATGGCGTACAGATGGGAAGCCGTTTTGCAGCATCGGCAGAGAGTTCCGCGCACGAGGCGTTTAAGCGGCTGGTGGTCGGACTCGAAGAAGGGGAGACCCACGTAACGCTTAAGGAACTGGCGCCCGTGCGGTTGATCAAGAATAAATTTTATCACGACGTACAGGAACTATACACGAGCGCGCCGACCAAAGAAGCGTTGATTGAATTGCTGGGCCGCGCACGCGCAAAACGCGGCATGTTTGAAGGGGATCTGGTGGAAGGGGAACTCGAAATCGGGCAGGTTTCCGGCCTGATCAGGGACATCAAACCCGTCTGTGAGATCATTGAGGACATCATTCGTGACTTTGAGCAGGCGGTAAAACAGCAGTACCATTTTTAAACCATTATGAAGAAGAAATTACTTTTATTGCTGCTGGCGCCACTGGCCCTTTCGGCACAACAGCGTCCGAAACTGGTCGTAGGTATCGTTGTTGACCAGATGAAAATGGAATACCTCTACCGCTTCTCATCTGATTTCACAAAGAACGGTTTTAAGAAGCTGATGGACGACGGCTTCGTTTTCGAAAACATGCATTACAACTACATGCCCACGTATACCGCGCCCGGACACGCTTCTATTTACACGGGCACCACGCCGTCGGTTCACGGTATTGTCAGCAATGAGTGGTATTCAGCCAGTACGGGCAAGGAACGCTATTGCACCGATGATGCCGGCGTGACAACTGTCGGTAACGGCACCCCACAGGAAGGCGCCATGTCACCGAAAAACCTGCTTGCCACGACCATCACTGATGAACTGCGGCTTTCAACCAATTTTAAGGGCAAAGTGATCGGGATGAGCCTGAAGGACCGCGGTGCCATCCTGCCGGCGGGGCATTTTGCGAACTGGGCTTTCTGGTACAGCAAGACAGGTGAATTTATTTCGAGTACCTTTTATGGACAGCAATTGCCGG
The nucleotide sequence above comes from Flavobacterium magnum. Encoded proteins:
- a CDS encoding S8 family serine peptidase; the encoded protein is MKKVILILFLTLSTALSAQQDAWIYFTDKPNAAGYLANPLSMLTQRSLDRRAAQNIALDVKDVPISQDYIDTVSSTPGVTVYARSKWLNAVHVRGTVADIQSLLDYTFVSAIDFADDTLDANGNRPAMAHRPASFLKAQETMVNLPYGNSQNQVAMLQGNQLHVDDYTGAGKVIAVLDAGFPGVDVLDAFSRLRNNNHILGGYDFVNRVPDFYTSNNHGTAVLSTMGAYVQDQIVGTAPDADYYLFITESNVDENPLEESLWVEAAEEADRLGADIITTSLGYFHFVNPAYNYDYSDMNGTKAFISRGADIAFTRGIVVVASAGNSGGSATDPHISVPADAFNVLAVGAVNATEQHAVFSSIGPSADGRVKPDVVAQGEQAIVVNSSGDIQGANGTSFSAPIIAGLTACLWQALPNKTNAEIVSLIRQSADHYNSPDAMFGYGIPDFAAAVTAAGIEDEVLPLYAVYPNPVKETLSIKTENFSVPAVIVLYNATGQLVFKQQINAPLSQIDLQQLAQGIYLYKISADNVQATGRIIKQ
- a CDS encoding NAD(P)H-dependent flavin oxidoreductase, coding for MNKITSLFEIKYPIIQGGMIWNSGYKLAAAVSNSGGLGLIGAGSMYPDVLREHIRKCKAATAKPFGVNVPMLYPNIEEIMDILVAEGVRIVFTSAGNPKTWTAFLKEKGITVAHVVSSSKFALKAQEAGVDAVVAEGFEAGGHNGREETTTFTLIPMVKEKISIPLIAAGGIATGRGMLAAMVLGADGVQMGSRFAASAESSAHEAFKRLVVGLEEGETHVTLKELAPVRLIKNKFYHDVQELYTSAPTKEALIELLGRARAKRGMFEGDLVEGELEIGQVSGLIRDIKPVCEIIEDIIRDFEQAVKQQYHF